A window from Macaca thibetana thibetana isolate TM-01 chromosome 7, ASM2454274v1, whole genome shotgun sequence encodes these proteins:
- the FBXO34 gene encoding F-box only protein 34 isoform X1, translating into MSVTSVDGSWDVTAGPGGDLGSRKGRGDPQGRKRKLCSTNAWNRSEFESKVVRYQHFAVLMGFVMHLKPYWKLQKKEHPPEVSRETQRTPMNHQKAVNDETCKASHVTPSVFPSASLGKASSRKPFGILSPNVLCSMSGKSPVESSLNVKTKKNAPSATIHQGEEEGPLDIWAVVKPGNTKEKIAFFAAHQCSNRIGSMKIKSSWDIDGRATKRRKKSGDLRKAKVQVERMKEVNSRCYQPEPFACGIEHCSVHYVSDSGDGVYAGRPLSVIQMVAFLEQRASALLASCSKNCTNSPAIVRFSGQSRGVPAATESCSAPGACEERGNLEVGEPQSEPVRVLDMVAKLESECLKRQGQREPGSLSRNNSFRRNVGRVLLANSTQADEGKTKKGALEAPDTQVNPVGSVSVDCGPSRADHCSPKEDQAWDSASQDCPPLPAGVSFHIDSAELELGSQTAMKNSNRYDVEMTDELVGLPFSSHTYSQASELPTDAVDCMSRELVSLTSHNPDQRRKESLCISITVSKVEKDQPSSLNSCEDPLPGMLFFLPPGQHLSDCSQLNESTTREASEASQLEDAAGGDSASEEKSGSAEPFVPPASSVESTLPVLEASSWKKQVSHDFLETRFKIQQLLEPQQYMAFLPHHIMVKIFRLLPTKSLVALKCTCCYFKFIIEYYNIRPADSRWVRDPRYREDPCKQCKKKYVKGDVSLCRWHPKPYCQALPYGPGYWMCCHRSQKGFPGCKLGLHDNHWVPACHSFNRAIHKKAKGTEAEEEY; encoded by the coding sequence GGGCTTTGTTATGCACCTAAAGCCATATTGGAAGCTCCAGAAGAAAGAGCACCCCCCGGAAGTCAGCAGGGAAACGCAGAGAACTCCTATGAACCACCAAAAGGCTGTAAATGATGAAACATGCAAAGCTAGCCACGTAACACCAAGTGTCTTTCCTTCAGCCTCTCTTGGTAAAGCATCATCTCGAAAGCCATTTGGGATCCTTTCTCCAAATGTTCTGTGCAGTATGAGTGGGAAGAGTCCTGTAGAGAGCAGCTTGAAtgttaaaaccaaaaagaatgcACCATCTGCAACGATCCACCAGGGCGAAGAAGAAGGACCACTTGATATCTGGGCTGTTGTGAAACCTGGAAATACCAAGGAAAAAATTGCATTCTTTGCAGCCCACCAGTGTAGTAACAGGATAggatctatgaaaataaaaagttcctGGGATATTGATGGGAGAGCTactaagagaaggaaaaaatcagGGGATCTTAGAAAAGCCAAGGTACAGGTTGAAAGGATGAAGGAAGTTAACAGCAGGTGCTACCAACCTGAGCCTTTTGCATGTGGCATTGAGCACTGTTCTGTGCATTATGTGAGTGACAGTGGGGATGGAGTCTATGCCGGGAGGCCTCTGTCAGTTATACAGATGGTTGCCTTCTTGGAGCAAAGAGCCAGTGCTCTGCTAGCTAGCTGTTCAAAAAACTGTACAAACTCACCTGCCATTGTGAGGTTTTCTGGCCAATCCAGAGGTGTGCCCGCAGCCACCGAGTCCTGTTCTGCCCCAGGAGCTTGTGAAGAAAGGGGAAATCTTGAGGTTGGTGAACCACAGAGCGAACCAGTCCGTGTCCTCGACATGGTAGCCAAGTTGGAGTCTGAGTGCCTGAAGCGGCAGGGCCAGCGTGAGCCTGGGAGCCTCTCAAGGAATAACAGCTTTCGTCGAAATGTGGGCAGAGTTTTGCTTGCAAATAGCACTCAGGCTGATGAAGGCAAAACAAAGAAAGGCGCCTTGGAGGCACCCGACACTCAGGTGAATCCTGTGGGGTCTGTATCTGTGGATTGTGGCCCCTCAAGAGCTGATCATTGTTCTCCTAAAGAGGACCAGGCCTGGGACAGTGCTTCTCAGGACTGCCCCCCATTGCCAGCAGGAGTGAGTTTCCACATAGACAGTGCAGAGTTAGAGCTGGGTTCACAAACTGCCATGAAAAACAGCAACAGGTATGATGTGGAAATGACAGATGAACTCGTTGGGTTACCTTTTTCTTCTCATACCTATTCCCAAGCCTCTGAATTGCCCACAGATGCTGTTGATTGTATGAGCAGAGAGCTTGTGTCGCTTACTAGCCACAATCCtgatcaaagaagaaaagaatctttGTGCATTAGTATCACTGTGTCCAAGGTAGAGAAAGACCAGCCTTCCAGTTTAAACTCCTGTGAAGACCCACTTCCAGGGATGTTGTTTTTTTTGCCACCTGGTCAGCACTTGTCAGACTGTTCCCAGTTGAATGAAAGCACAACAAGAGAGGCTTCAGAGGCCAGCCAGCTTGAAGATGCTGCTGGGGGCGACAGTGCATCTGAGGAAAAAAGTGGGTCTGCTGAGCCATTTGTGCCGCCAGCCTCTTCTGTGGAAAGTACATTACCAGTGCTTGAGGCATCCAGTTGGAAGAAGCAGGTGTCGCATGACTTCCTGGAGACCAGGTTTAAAATCCAGCAGCTTTTGGAGCCTCAGCAGTACATGGCTTTTCTGCCCCACCACATTATGGTAAAAATCTTCAGGTTACTTCCCACCAAGAGTTTAGTGGCCCTTAAATGTACCTGCTGCTATTTCAAGTTTATCATTGAGTACTACAATATCAGGCCAGCAGATTCTCGCTGGGTTCGAGATCCACGCTACAGAGAAGATCCTTGCAAACAGTGCAAGAAAAAGTATGTGAAAGGGGATGTGTCCCTGTGCCGATGGCACCCCAAGCCCTATTGCCAGGCATTGCCCTATGGGCCAGGGTATTGGATGTGCTGCCACCGGTCTCAGAAAGGATTCCCTGGCTGTAAGCTGGGGCTTCATGACAATCACTGGGTTCCTGCCTGCCACAGCTTTAATCGGGCAATCCATAAGAAGGCAAAAGGGACTGAAGCTGAAGAGGAATACTAA
- the FBXO34 gene encoding F-box only protein 34 isoform X2 yields the protein MHLKPYWKLQKKEHPPEVSRETQRTPMNHQKAVNDETCKASHVTPSVFPSASLGKASSRKPFGILSPNVLCSMSGKSPVESSLNVKTKKNAPSATIHQGEEEGPLDIWAVVKPGNTKEKIAFFAAHQCSNRIGSMKIKSSWDIDGRATKRRKKSGDLRKAKVQVERMKEVNSRCYQPEPFACGIEHCSVHYVSDSGDGVYAGRPLSVIQMVAFLEQRASALLASCSKNCTNSPAIVRFSGQSRGVPAATESCSAPGACEERGNLEVGEPQSEPVRVLDMVAKLESECLKRQGQREPGSLSRNNSFRRNVGRVLLANSTQADEGKTKKGALEAPDTQVNPVGSVSVDCGPSRADHCSPKEDQAWDSASQDCPPLPAGVSFHIDSAELELGSQTAMKNSNRYDVEMTDELVGLPFSSHTYSQASELPTDAVDCMSRELVSLTSHNPDQRRKESLCISITVSKVEKDQPSSLNSCEDPLPGMLFFLPPGQHLSDCSQLNESTTREASEASQLEDAAGGDSASEEKSGSAEPFVPPASSVESTLPVLEASSWKKQVSHDFLETRFKIQQLLEPQQYMAFLPHHIMVKIFRLLPTKSLVALKCTCCYFKFIIEYYNIRPADSRWVRDPRYREDPCKQCKKKYVKGDVSLCRWHPKPYCQALPYGPGYWMCCHRSQKGFPGCKLGLHDNHWVPACHSFNRAIHKKAKGTEAEEEY from the coding sequence ATGCACCTAAAGCCATATTGGAAGCTCCAGAAGAAAGAGCACCCCCCGGAAGTCAGCAGGGAAACGCAGAGAACTCCTATGAACCACCAAAAGGCTGTAAATGATGAAACATGCAAAGCTAGCCACGTAACACCAAGTGTCTTTCCTTCAGCCTCTCTTGGTAAAGCATCATCTCGAAAGCCATTTGGGATCCTTTCTCCAAATGTTCTGTGCAGTATGAGTGGGAAGAGTCCTGTAGAGAGCAGCTTGAAtgttaaaaccaaaaagaatgcACCATCTGCAACGATCCACCAGGGCGAAGAAGAAGGACCACTTGATATCTGGGCTGTTGTGAAACCTGGAAATACCAAGGAAAAAATTGCATTCTTTGCAGCCCACCAGTGTAGTAACAGGATAggatctatgaaaataaaaagttcctGGGATATTGATGGGAGAGCTactaagagaaggaaaaaatcagGGGATCTTAGAAAAGCCAAGGTACAGGTTGAAAGGATGAAGGAAGTTAACAGCAGGTGCTACCAACCTGAGCCTTTTGCATGTGGCATTGAGCACTGTTCTGTGCATTATGTGAGTGACAGTGGGGATGGAGTCTATGCCGGGAGGCCTCTGTCAGTTATACAGATGGTTGCCTTCTTGGAGCAAAGAGCCAGTGCTCTGCTAGCTAGCTGTTCAAAAAACTGTACAAACTCACCTGCCATTGTGAGGTTTTCTGGCCAATCCAGAGGTGTGCCCGCAGCCACCGAGTCCTGTTCTGCCCCAGGAGCTTGTGAAGAAAGGGGAAATCTTGAGGTTGGTGAACCACAGAGCGAACCAGTCCGTGTCCTCGACATGGTAGCCAAGTTGGAGTCTGAGTGCCTGAAGCGGCAGGGCCAGCGTGAGCCTGGGAGCCTCTCAAGGAATAACAGCTTTCGTCGAAATGTGGGCAGAGTTTTGCTTGCAAATAGCACTCAGGCTGATGAAGGCAAAACAAAGAAAGGCGCCTTGGAGGCACCCGACACTCAGGTGAATCCTGTGGGGTCTGTATCTGTGGATTGTGGCCCCTCAAGAGCTGATCATTGTTCTCCTAAAGAGGACCAGGCCTGGGACAGTGCTTCTCAGGACTGCCCCCCATTGCCAGCAGGAGTGAGTTTCCACATAGACAGTGCAGAGTTAGAGCTGGGTTCACAAACTGCCATGAAAAACAGCAACAGGTATGATGTGGAAATGACAGATGAACTCGTTGGGTTACCTTTTTCTTCTCATACCTATTCCCAAGCCTCTGAATTGCCCACAGATGCTGTTGATTGTATGAGCAGAGAGCTTGTGTCGCTTACTAGCCACAATCCtgatcaaagaagaaaagaatctttGTGCATTAGTATCACTGTGTCCAAGGTAGAGAAAGACCAGCCTTCCAGTTTAAACTCCTGTGAAGACCCACTTCCAGGGATGTTGTTTTTTTTGCCACCTGGTCAGCACTTGTCAGACTGTTCCCAGTTGAATGAAAGCACAACAAGAGAGGCTTCAGAGGCCAGCCAGCTTGAAGATGCTGCTGGGGGCGACAGTGCATCTGAGGAAAAAAGTGGGTCTGCTGAGCCATTTGTGCCGCCAGCCTCTTCTGTGGAAAGTACATTACCAGTGCTTGAGGCATCCAGTTGGAAGAAGCAGGTGTCGCATGACTTCCTGGAGACCAGGTTTAAAATCCAGCAGCTTTTGGAGCCTCAGCAGTACATGGCTTTTCTGCCCCACCACATTATGGTAAAAATCTTCAGGTTACTTCCCACCAAGAGTTTAGTGGCCCTTAAATGTACCTGCTGCTATTTCAAGTTTATCATTGAGTACTACAATATCAGGCCAGCAGATTCTCGCTGGGTTCGAGATCCACGCTACAGAGAAGATCCTTGCAAACAGTGCAAGAAAAAGTATGTGAAAGGGGATGTGTCCCTGTGCCGATGGCACCCCAAGCCCTATTGCCAGGCATTGCCCTATGGGCCAGGGTATTGGATGTGCTGCCACCGGTCTCAGAAAGGATTCCCTGGCTGTAAGCTGGGGCTTCATGACAATCACTGGGTTCCTGCCTGCCACAGCTTTAATCGGGCAATCCATAAGAAGGCAAAAGGGACTGAAGCTGAAGAGGAATACTAA